From a single Bacillus pumilus genomic region:
- a CDS encoding sugar ABC transporter substrate-binding protein, protein MKRKYFTSCLILLTVLTVVLTGCGTGSSAGSKANADEKVSFDNVPKRFAKGQGAKIKVIRKIGGDDHTAQFLAGTKAEGEALGFKVDVYTANGDTAKFHDAISQALEENYDGFIISHGDDEATVADVKKITAKGIPVVAFDSNPKLKDIKGVTVTSQDDEQLAKKSLDALVSDFKGKANIAYLWVDGFPPMVRRNKVYQETLNQHKGIKELVRFGIASSDTSVQTQNAVAAMLNKYPKGKLDAIFATWDAFAIGAARALKEAGRTEVKIYGIDVSNADLQEMTTKDSPWKYTAAVDPKLIGAVDMRILAKKIAGETTPSSYDLEASLISQQQLQQAGKALNMVNLADEVKGFGSSTAFEEDWMKTLKKHYTK, encoded by the coding sequence ATGAAGCGTAAGTATTTTACATCATGTCTTATTTTATTAACGGTATTGACCGTCGTATTAACGGGTTGCGGTACTGGATCAAGTGCAGGCTCAAAGGCGAATGCGGACGAAAAGGTCTCCTTTGACAATGTACCGAAGCGATTTGCAAAGGGGCAGGGAGCAAAAATTAAAGTCATCCGCAAAATCGGAGGTGACGATCATACAGCGCAATTTTTAGCAGGGACGAAAGCAGAAGGTGAAGCGCTTGGCTTTAAGGTGGATGTCTACACAGCAAACGGGGATACAGCAAAGTTCCATGATGCGATCTCTCAGGCGCTTGAAGAGAACTATGATGGCTTTATCATCTCTCATGGGGATGATGAGGCGACTGTCGCTGACGTGAAAAAGATCACAGCGAAAGGCATACCAGTAGTAGCATTTGATTCGAATCCGAAGCTGAAGGACATCAAAGGGGTCACAGTGACGTCTCAAGATGACGAACAATTAGCGAAAAAATCATTGGACGCACTCGTGTCTGATTTTAAAGGGAAAGCAAATATTGCCTATCTCTGGGTAGATGGATTTCCGCCAATGGTGAGACGTAACAAGGTGTACCAAGAAACGCTCAACCAACATAAAGGAATCAAGGAGCTTGTCCGTTTTGGCATTGCTTCCTCAGATACATCTGTTCAAACGCAAAATGCAGTGGCAGCGATGCTAAATAAATATCCAAAAGGTAAACTTGACGCGATTTTTGCCACTTGGGATGCCTTTGCCATTGGAGCGGCAAGAGCGTTAAAGGAAGCAGGGAGAACAGAAGTGAAGATTTACGGGATTGATGTATCAAATGCTGATCTTCAAGAAATGACAACGAAAGATAGTCCGTGGAAGTACACCGCAGCGGTTGATCCGAAGCTTATTGGCGCAGTTGACATGAGGATTCTTGCGAAGAAAATAGCGGGTGAGACAACTCCATCTTCCTATGACCTTGAGGCCTCTCTCATCTCGCAACAGCAGCTACAACAAGCTGGAAAAGCCCTCAATATGGTTAATCTTGCAGACGAAGTAAAGGGGTTCGGCTCATCGACTGCTTTTGAAGAAGATTGGATGAAGACCTTGAAGAAGCATTATACAAAATAA
- a CDS encoding DUF1565 domain-containing protein, with translation MKRAIPGILLILFMTVISFGCQAMTEEAGAKQGTSYYVATNGNDKNPGTKQKPFRTLKKAASLAKAGTTIYMRGGTYKEKLVVRHSGTKKAPVVFQAYGKEKPVISGAALKGNQADGGLVTIDQKSYITLKGLTVGHLKTNKEDLTPVGIFIKGSGKGVKLLNNRVYDIQTKHKKGNAHGIAVYGTKAPAAIEDIEIKGNTVEKLKLGFSEALVLNGNVKKFRVTHNTVRRADNIGIDLIGFENVAPSKKYDQVRNGVVSRNKVYEITSVGNPAYGKDISAGGIYVDGGKDIVIDHNITHHNDLGIEVTSEHKGKMADRIRIEHNQVYLNRYTGISIGGYDQKRGGTTNTTISHNILYKNDTAGLEGGQLLMQYQAVNNRITNNIMTASASHYLIVNLYGVNQKNTFQKNVYDDRKGAKASQWVWRGKWMEGYKTYRSKSGQDKGSAHLNPLFVNEKKYDFRLKKSSPAKKIIGS, from the coding sequence ATGAAACGAGCGATACCAGGCATTTTACTCATTTTATTCATGACCGTGATCAGCTTCGGTTGTCAAGCGATGACAGAGGAGGCTGGCGCCAAGCAGGGTACCTCCTATTACGTGGCGACAAACGGAAACGACAAAAACCCAGGAACGAAGCAAAAACCTTTTCGCACATTGAAGAAGGCGGCAAGTTTGGCGAAAGCCGGTACAACCATTTACATGAGAGGCGGTACATACAAAGAGAAATTGGTTGTCCGCCATTCAGGAACAAAGAAAGCACCTGTTGTCTTTCAAGCTTACGGAAAAGAAAAACCTGTCATCAGTGGCGCTGCTCTTAAAGGAAACCAAGCAGATGGCGGTCTTGTCACGATTGATCAAAAAAGCTACATCACACTCAAAGGTCTGACAGTGGGACATCTCAAGACGAATAAAGAAGACCTGACACCAGTTGGTATCTTTATTAAAGGAAGCGGAAAAGGCGTCAAACTGCTCAACAACCGAGTGTATGACATCCAGACGAAACACAAAAAAGGGAATGCGCACGGTATTGCTGTCTATGGGACAAAAGCACCTGCGGCCATTGAAGACATTGAAATCAAAGGAAATACTGTTGAAAAATTAAAACTGGGCTTCAGTGAGGCGCTTGTGTTAAATGGAAACGTGAAAAAGTTCCGTGTGACTCATAACACGGTCCGACGTGCAGATAATATAGGCATTGATTTAATTGGTTTTGAAAACGTTGCACCTTCTAAAAAGTACGATCAAGTGAGAAATGGTGTCGTATCTAGGAACAAAGTATATGAGATTACGAGTGTCGGGAATCCAGCTTACGGTAAAGACATCTCCGCTGGTGGAATTTATGTGGATGGCGGAAAGGACATTGTGATCGATCATAACATCACACATCACAATGACCTGGGGATTGAAGTGACAAGTGAGCATAAAGGAAAAATGGCTGACCGCATTCGCATCGAACACAATCAAGTGTATTTGAACCGTTATACAGGCATTTCAATTGGCGGCTATGATCAGAAGCGTGGCGGCACAACAAATACGACCATCTCACATAATATTTTGTACAAAAATGACACAGCCGGCTTAGAAGGCGGTCAATTGCTCATGCAATATCAAGCTGTGAACAATCGAATCACGAATAATATCATGACAGCTAGTGCCTCACATTACTTAATCGTGAATCTTTATGGAGTGAATCAAAAGAATACCTTCCAGAAGAACGTGTATGACGACCGAAAAGGTGCGAAAGCATCACAGTGGGTATGGCGTGGGAAATGGATGGAAGGCTACAAAACATATCGCTCGAAAAGCGGTCAAGATAAAGGATCAGCACATCTCAATCCACTATTTGTGAATGAGAAAAAATATGATTTTCGCCTGAAGAAATCATCACCTGCTAAGAAAATCATCGGAAGTTAA
- a CDS encoding branched-chain amino acid aminotransferase — MPKQPIRVELSSTKKPKPQSDQLQFGKTFTDHMFVMDYSIDQGWYDPRIIPYQPIPMDPASMVYHYGQSVFEGLKAYVSEDQKILLFRPEKNMERLNRSNDRLCIPQIDTETVLEGLNELIRIDKDWVPDAEGTSLYIRPFIISTEPYLGVAPSSTYKLMIILSPVGSYYKEGIHPVKIAVENEFVRAVKGGTGNAKTAGNYASSLKAQQVAETKGFSQVLWLDGVEKKYIEEVGSMNIFFKINGEIVTPELNGSILEGITRNSVLELLKHWDIPVTERKISIDELIEAHQSGELEEIFGTGTAAVISPVGELIYHDQPYVIQDGQTGEVSKKLYEAITGIQKGTQPDIFGWTVEVDSVVKQA, encoded by the coding sequence ATGCCAAAACAACCCATCCGCGTTGAACTTAGTTCAACAAAAAAACCAAAACCTCAATCTGATCAACTTCAATTCGGAAAAACCTTCACAGACCACATGTTTGTGATGGATTATTCCATTGATCAAGGCTGGTACGATCCAAGAATTATTCCTTATCAGCCAATTCCAATGGACCCGGCTTCAATGGTCTATCATTATGGGCAGTCTGTTTTTGAAGGCTTGAAGGCTTATGTTTCTGAGGATCAAAAAATTCTCTTATTCCGTCCGGAAAAGAACATGGAGCGCCTCAACAGATCCAATGACCGCCTGTGTATCCCGCAAATTGATACAGAAACGGTTTTAGAGGGCTTAAATGAACTCATTCGTATTGACAAGGATTGGGTACCTGATGCAGAGGGCACTTCCTTGTATATCCGTCCATTCATTATTTCCACTGAACCGTACTTAGGCGTTGCACCGTCAAGCACGTATAAGCTGATGATTATCTTATCTCCAGTGGGATCTTACTATAAAGAAGGCATCCATCCGGTCAAAATTGCAGTTGAAAATGAATTTGTTCGTGCCGTTAAGGGCGGGACAGGAAATGCGAAAACAGCTGGAAACTACGCTTCAAGCCTCAAGGCACAGCAAGTCGCTGAAACGAAAGGTTTTTCACAAGTTCTTTGGCTTGATGGAGTCGAGAAAAAGTACATTGAAGAAGTCGGCAGTATGAACATCTTCTTTAAAATCAATGGAGAAATCGTGACACCTGAATTGAACGGCAGCATTTTAGAAGGTATCACACGAAACTCTGTACTTGAGCTGTTAAAACATTGGGACATTCCAGTGACAGAACGTAAAATTTCTATTGATGAGTTAATTGAAGCACATCAATCAGGCGAACTTGAAGAAATCTTCGGAACTGGAACGGCGGCCGTGATCTCTCCTGTAGGGGAATTAATTTATCACGATCAGCCATACGTCATTCAAGATGGTCAAACTGGCGAAGTATCGAAGAAATTGTATGAAGCCATTACTGGTATTCAAAAAGGAACACAGCCAGACATCTTCGGCTGGACAGTAGAGGTCGACTCGGTCGTTAAGCAGGCATAA
- a CDS encoding 6-phospho-beta-glucosidase translates to MKDGIKIVTIGGGSSYTPELVEGFIKRYHELPVKELWLVDIEAGQEKLNIVGALAKRMVEKAGLPIEVHLTLDRREALKDADFVTTQFRVGLLEARAKDERIPLKYGVIGQETNGPGGLFKGLRTIPVILDIVKDMEELCPDAWLVNFTNPAGMVTEAVLRYTNLKKVVGLCNVPIGIKMGIAKALDVDVERIEVQFAGLNHMVYGLDVYLDGVSIMEQVLDELGNPNSQWSMKNIEAKNWEPSFVKGLGVIPCPYHRYYYKTKDMLEEEQKAAQEKGTRAEVVQQVEHELFELYKDPDLSIKPPQLEKRGGAYYSDAACNLISSIYNDKHDIQPVNTVNRGAIASIPAESAVEVNCIITKDGPKPIATGDLPVAVRGLVQQIKSFERVAAEAAVTGDYETALVAMTINPLVPSDDIAKQILDEMLEAHREYLPQFFKSVNA, encoded by the coding sequence ATGAAAGACGGAATCAAAATTGTCACAATAGGCGGAGGATCAAGCTATACGCCTGAGCTTGTCGAAGGGTTTATCAAACGATATCATGAATTGCCTGTAAAGGAATTATGGCTTGTGGATATTGAAGCGGGTCAGGAAAAATTAAATATCGTGGGCGCTCTTGCAAAACGTATGGTCGAAAAAGCCGGTCTGCCGATTGAGGTACACCTAACTCTTGACCGCCGGGAAGCCTTGAAGGACGCAGATTTCGTGACGACACAATTTCGTGTCGGGCTGCTGGAAGCACGGGCAAAGGATGAGAGAATTCCGCTGAAATACGGTGTCATCGGTCAGGAAACGAACGGACCAGGCGGTTTATTTAAAGGACTTCGAACCATTCCAGTTATCCTAGACATCGTGAAGGATATGGAAGAGCTTTGTCCAGATGCGTGGCTTGTGAACTTTACAAATCCAGCCGGCATGGTCACAGAAGCTGTGCTGCGCTACACGAATCTAAAAAAAGTAGTCGGTCTATGCAATGTACCAATTGGGATTAAAATGGGGATTGCCAAGGCGCTTGATGTGGATGTAGAACGGATCGAGGTGCAGTTTGCAGGCCTTAATCACATGGTCTATGGATTAGACGTGTATTTAGACGGGGTCAGTATTATGGAACAAGTGCTTGATGAATTAGGAAATCCGAATAGTCAGTGGTCCATGAAGAACATTGAAGCGAAAAACTGGGAACCTTCTTTTGTAAAAGGCTTAGGGGTCATCCCATGTCCATATCATCGCTACTACTATAAAACAAAAGATATGCTGGAAGAAGAGCAAAAGGCAGCTCAAGAAAAAGGAACGAGAGCAGAGGTTGTCCAGCAGGTTGAGCATGAATTATTTGAGCTCTATAAAGATCCTGATTTATCGATTAAACCACCGCAGCTCGAAAAAAGAGGCGGGGCGTACTACAGTGATGCGGCGTGTAACTTAATCAGCTCCATCTATAATGATAAGCACGACATCCAGCCAGTCAATACAGTGAATAGAGGAGCGATTGCCAGCATTCCAGCCGAATCAGCGGTTGAAGTGAACTGCATCATTACGAAGGACGGACCAAAACCAATAGCGACGGGTGATCTGCCTGTAGCTGTGAGAGGGCTTGTTCAACAAATCAAATCATTCGAGCGTGTGGCAGCAGAAGCGGCTGTGACAGGAGATTACGAGACGGCTCTTGTGGCAATGACGATCAATCCGCTTGTTCCATCTGACGACATCGCAAAGCAAATTTTAGATGAAATGCTCGAAGCGCATCGTGAATATTTACCGCAATTCTTCAAATCAGTTAATGCATAA
- a CDS encoding PTS lactose/cellobiose transporter subunit IIA has protein sequence MEMEQIVFQLILHGGNGRSSAMEAITCAKQGNFDEAKQKLQEAQDALNEAHHAQTELIQGEIRGEKTDISLLMIHAQDHLMNAMTVKELAAEIIELHEKMKQLGGVNS, from the coding sequence ATGGAAATGGAACAAATTGTGTTTCAACTCATCTTACACGGTGGGAATGGCAGAAGCTCCGCGATGGAGGCCATTACGTGTGCAAAGCAAGGAAATTTTGATGAGGCGAAGCAAAAATTGCAGGAAGCACAAGACGCGTTAAATGAGGCGCATCACGCACAGACAGAGCTGATCCAAGGAGAAATCAGAGGAGAAAAGACCGACATCAGTCTCTTAATGATTCATGCGCAGGATCATCTCATGAACGCAATGACCGTCAAGGAGCTTGCGGCGGAAATCATTGAGCTCCATGAAAAAATGAAGCAACTCGGAGGTGTCAATTCATGA
- the celB gene encoding PTS cellobiose transporter subunit IIC yields MNGFNRFLEEKVMPFAGKIAAQRHLQALRDGIVLTMPLIIVGSLFLILANLPIPGYSDFMASIFGAEWATKLSYPVNATFDIMALVATFGIAYRLAEKYAVDALSSGAIAVAAFLLATPYQVPFTPEGSTEAILVGGGIPVTLMGSKGLFVAMIIAMLSTEIYRFIVQRNIVIKMPDGVPPAVSKSFIALIPGFVVITLIWVARLLIEMTPFESIHNIITVLIGTPLSILGGSLGGSIVAMGVQMLLWACGIHGATIVGGVMGPIWLGAMDENRLAFQAGEVLPNIFTAQFFEIFINVGGSGATLALVLTMILRARSKQMKQLGRLAIGPAIFNINEPIIFGMPIVMNPMLLIPFILTPIMMIITTYIGMSTGLVAKPAGIAVPWTMPPIISGYLATGGKISGAVMQLINLALSFALYYPFFRMWDKQKLKEESELETKASTDENVASM; encoded by the coding sequence ATGAATGGATTCAACCGATTTCTAGAAGAGAAGGTCATGCCGTTTGCAGGGAAGATTGCCGCTCAAAGACATTTACAAGCATTGCGTGACGGAATTGTTTTAACCATGCCTCTCATTATTGTCGGTTCACTGTTTCTCATTTTAGCCAACCTTCCAATCCCAGGATACAGCGATTTTATGGCAAGTATCTTCGGAGCTGAATGGGCCACGAAACTATCCTATCCTGTGAATGCAACCTTTGACATTATGGCACTAGTTGCAACCTTCGGGATTGCCTACAGGCTAGCTGAAAAGTATGCAGTGGATGCCCTATCATCTGGTGCGATCGCTGTTGCAGCTTTCCTTTTGGCGACACCATATCAAGTTCCTTTCACACCTGAAGGCTCAACAGAAGCCATCTTAGTAGGTGGGGGAATTCCAGTCACATTGATGGGCAGTAAAGGGTTATTCGTTGCCATGATTATTGCCATGCTTTCAACTGAAATTTACCGATTCATCGTCCAGCGGAATATCGTCATTAAAATGCCTGATGGTGTACCGCCAGCAGTGAGTAAATCGTTTATCGCACTTATACCAGGTTTTGTGGTCATCACCCTAATCTGGGTCGCTAGACTTCTGATTGAGATGACACCATTTGAGAGTATTCATAATATCATCACGGTCTTAATTGGCACACCGCTTTCCATTCTTGGTGGAAGCTTAGGCGGAAGTATTGTCGCCATGGGTGTGCAAATGCTCCTCTGGGCGTGTGGTATTCACGGAGCAACCATTGTCGGTGGCGTCATGGGTCCAATTTGGCTCGGTGCGATGGATGAGAACCGTCTCGCATTTCAAGCAGGAGAAGTGCTGCCAAATATCTTCACAGCTCAGTTCTTTGAAATCTTCATCAACGTCGGCGGAAGCGGCGCAACGCTTGCCTTGGTGCTGACGATGATCTTACGTGCCAGAAGTAAACAAATGAAACAGCTTGGCCGACTTGCCATTGGGCCAGCCATCTTTAACATCAACGAACCGATCATTTTTGGAATGCCGATTGTCATGAACCCAATGCTTTTAATTCCGTTTATCCTTACACCAATCATGATGATCATCACAACCTATATCGGAATGAGCACGGGACTTGTGGCAAAACCAGCGGGGATTGCAGTCCCATGGACCATGCCGCCCATCATTTCAGGCTATCTTGCCACAGGAGGCAAAATCTCTGGTGCAGTCATGCAGCTGATTAACCTGGCATTGTCATTCGCTCTATACTATCCATTCTTTAGAATGTGGGATAAGCAGAAATTGAAAGAAGAAAGTGAGCTAGAAACAAAAGCATCAACTGATGAAAATGTCGCCAGCATGTAA
- a CDS encoding PTS sugar transporter subunit IIB yields the protein MNILLVCAAGMSTSLLVTKMEKSAEEQGKDYRIWAVSGDSAKSHIDQADVLLLGPQVRYLLPQMKKLGEEKGIPVDVINTVHYGVCNGAEVLKSAEQLVNG from the coding sequence ATGAACATCTTATTGGTTTGTGCAGCAGGTATGTCAACAAGCTTACTTGTCACAAAAATGGAGAAAAGCGCAGAAGAACAAGGAAAAGACTATCGTATTTGGGCAGTATCTGGAGATTCAGCCAAAAGTCATATTGATCAAGCCGATGTGCTTTTATTAGGACCACAGGTTCGATATTTATTACCACAAATGAAAAAGCTCGGAGAAGAAAAAGGGATTCCAGTCGACGTTATTAATACCGTACATTATGGTGTATGCAACGGGGCTGAGGTTTTAAAATCTGCTGAACAGTTAGTGAACGGATAA
- a CDS encoding BglG family transcription antiterminator translates to MLSKRLAHILSQLMAAKTPLTSAALSVSLQVTSRTIRTDIKELNDRLAPYQAAVTAVRGAGYELLINDENAFRRFMKEEVEQEEPLAVLPEERVRFILKKLLLAESYVKLEDLQEKLFISKSTMSNDMKWVKRKLEPFDLKLEAKPNKGCRIKGSEMKIRYCMSEYLFSERRSYQTMLNTAVTILPKHELELIQKTIIDYISEERMNLSDICMNNLIVHVAIACKRIRHGNYVSVLPEEINEIPQAKEYKVAKKMVKRLEGLLNVSFPQEEIVYIAIHLLGTAKMVQSFSSSGQKQIVDDDTSRLVQLMLQAIDQKLQLDLAGDAELMIGLSLHLKPAMTRCKYGMNLRNPMLDEIKAGYPLAFEAGIVASRVIEEEIGLCIHENEIGYMALHFGAALERRKMEIPPKRCLIVCASGAGSARLLQDRLRSQFGSKLTILGTAELYSLPHVSLHALDLIITTVPIPMNLPIPVIQVNTILGGGDFLKIEEALTSETRVTLASQYMKKELVFTKRTFQTKEEVITFLTKKIIDMGLAPAELTPSVMEREEAAPTSFGHYTAIPHPMTPLTEETFWAICTLEKPIIWGEKKVQFVCLLCVEKENAKDLKGMYRLLGELVHNVKFIQHLIACDTFEDMLDIMYKKAPSYKN, encoded by the coding sequence ATGCTGAGTAAAAGACTGGCGCACATTTTAAGTCAATTAATGGCAGCGAAGACCCCGCTCACAAGCGCTGCGCTTTCTGTCAGCTTACAAGTGACAAGCCGAACCATTCGTACAGACATCAAGGAACTGAACGACCGTCTTGCTCCTTATCAAGCGGCTGTAACAGCTGTTCGAGGAGCTGGCTATGAGCTGCTGATCAACGATGAGAATGCCTTTCGCCGTTTTATGAAAGAAGAGGTCGAACAGGAAGAACCGCTGGCTGTTCTGCCGGAGGAGCGTGTTCGGTTTATTTTAAAAAAGCTTCTTCTCGCAGAGTCTTATGTGAAACTTGAAGACTTACAGGAGAAGCTGTTTATTAGTAAATCGACGATGAGTAACGATATGAAATGGGTCAAACGCAAGCTTGAGCCCTTTGATCTGAAGCTGGAAGCAAAGCCGAATAAAGGCTGCCGGATCAAAGGATCGGAGATGAAAATCCGTTACTGTATGTCAGAATATTTATTCAGTGAACGCCGATCCTACCAAACAATGCTGAACACAGCAGTCACCATTTTGCCAAAACATGAATTAGAATTGATTCAGAAAACAATCATTGATTATATCAGTGAAGAAAGAATGAATCTATCAGACATTTGCATGAATAATTTAATTGTTCATGTCGCCATTGCCTGCAAACGGATTAGGCACGGAAACTATGTATCTGTCTTGCCAGAGGAAATCAATGAGATTCCACAGGCAAAGGAATATAAGGTTGCTAAAAAAATGGTGAAACGCCTTGAAGGACTGCTAAACGTTTCTTTTCCACAAGAGGAGATCGTCTATATCGCCATTCATTTATTAGGAACAGCCAAAATGGTACAGTCTTTTTCATCGAGCGGTCAAAAACAAATTGTGGACGATGACACGAGCCGCCTTGTTCAGCTTATGCTCCAAGCCATTGATCAAAAGCTGCAGCTTGATTTAGCCGGTGATGCGGAATTAATGATTGGGCTCAGTCTGCACTTAAAGCCAGCCATGACACGTTGTAAATATGGAATGAATTTAAGAAATCCGATGCTTGATGAAATAAAGGCCGGGTATCCACTTGCCTTTGAAGCAGGAATTGTCGCCAGTCGTGTCATTGAAGAAGAGATCGGTCTATGTATTCATGAGAATGAAATCGGATATATGGCACTTCATTTTGGTGCGGCTTTAGAACGGAGAAAAATGGAGATTCCACCGAAGCGATGTCTCATTGTCTGTGCATCTGGTGCAGGGAGTGCAAGGCTGCTTCAGGATCGTCTGCGGTCACAATTTGGATCAAAGCTGACCATTTTAGGAACAGCAGAGCTTTATTCGCTTCCACATGTCTCTTTACATGCTCTGGATTTGATTATTACAACGGTCCCGATACCGATGAATTTACCGATTCCCGTCATACAAGTGAACACCATTTTGGGAGGCGGCGACTTTTTAAAAATCGAAGAAGCCCTGACGAGTGAAACGAGAGTGACACTGGCCTCTCAATATATGAAAAAGGAATTGGTCTTTACAAAACGCACTTTTCAAACAAAGGAAGAGGTCATCACCTTTCTCACGAAAAAAATCATCGATATGGGTTTAGCACCAGCAGAACTTACACCTTCTGTGATGGAAAGAGAAGAGGCGGCTCCGACATCCTTCGGGCATTATACAGCCATTCCACACCCTATGACGCCGCTGACAGAAGAGACGTTTTGGGCGATATGTACATTAGAAAAACCGATCATATGGGGAGAGAAAAAGGTTCAATTTGTCTGCTTGCTTTGCGTCGAAAAAGAGAATGCCAAAGATTTAAAAGGGATGTACCGACTGCTAGGTGAGCTTGTGCATAATGTGAAATTCATTCAGCACCTCATCGCCTGTGATACATTTGAAGACATGCTCGATATCATGTATAAAAAGGCCCCTTCGTACAAGAACTAA
- a CDS encoding class F sortase — MKRWLFGLLMLLIITGCANQSMDDSSSPKTTSSPEKITTNQAAKQSHAQDMLKEEPSGIVPAEITIPAIDVKAKVEKTTLSKDGSMGVPKNADNTAWFQDGPKPGDKGNAVMNGHVDNKWGPSVFYRLKELKKGNKVIVTSSSGKKRTFEVMKVQSYPREEKPNAFFGYAFTRNLNLITCTGTFDHAAGTHEKRLVVFTQLISS; from the coding sequence TTGAAAAGGTGGCTGTTTGGTCTTCTAATGCTGCTCATCATCACAGGCTGTGCAAATCAATCTATGGATGACTCGTCATCCCCTAAAACAACCTCATCACCTGAAAAAATAACAACAAATCAAGCCGCAAAACAGTCTCATGCACAAGACATGTTAAAAGAGGAACCGTCCGGTATTGTCCCGGCTGAAATTACGATTCCTGCGATTGATGTTAAAGCAAAAGTAGAGAAAACAACTTTATCAAAGGATGGCAGTATGGGCGTTCCAAAAAATGCGGACAACACAGCTTGGTTTCAAGATGGTCCAAAGCCAGGGGATAAAGGGAATGCCGTCATGAATGGTCATGTTGATAATAAATGGGGACCTTCTGTTTTTTATCGACTAAAGGAGCTGAAAAAGGGAAACAAGGTGATCGTGACGTCCTCGTCAGGGAAAAAGCGAACCTTTGAGGTAATGAAAGTGCAAAGCTATCCGCGTGAAGAAAAACCAAATGCATTTTTCGGGTACGCTTTTACACGGAATCTCAATCTAATTACGTGTACAGGGACATTTGATCATGCAGCAGGGACTCATGAAAAAAGATTGGTTGTCTTTACGCAGCTCATCTCTTCATAA